A single region of the Vibrio cyclitrophicus genome encodes:
- a CDS encoding TIGR01621 family pseudouridine synthase encodes MFDILLNHSDFLLINKHPGVSVHKDDGDTMLLQEVAKATNEPKLYLVHRLDKMTSGILLLAKNSSAASELSQLFAKREVEKYYLAIGSKKPKKKQGLISGDMERSRRSSWKLLTSKEKPAITQFLSATAEPGERLLLCKPYTGRTHQIRVAMKSIGSAIVGDPIYNPSSEADRGYLHAFAIRFTYQSQAYEYACDPRSLDSLGDKWHQETVSNGLDSWLEPWSLTWPKLNTK; translated from the coding sequence ATGTTCGATATTCTTCTGAACCACTCTGATTTTTTACTTATCAATAAGCACCCCGGTGTCAGCGTCCACAAAGACGATGGCGATACTATGTTGCTTCAAGAAGTGGCTAAGGCAACCAATGAACCTAAGCTGTATCTCGTTCATCGCCTTGATAAAATGACCTCAGGCATTCTGCTGTTAGCAAAGAATTCTTCAGCGGCGAGTGAGCTTTCACAGCTTTTCGCAAAGCGTGAAGTCGAGAAGTATTACCTTGCGATTGGCTCTAAGAAGCCGAAGAAAAAGCAGGGTTTGATTTCTGGAGATATGGAGCGTTCACGACGCTCCAGTTGGAAACTACTGACCAGTAAAGAAAAACCAGCGATTACCCAATTTTTATCAGCAACGGCTGAACCCGGTGAGCGTCTACTTTTATGTAAACCTTATACTGGGCGAACTCACCAGATCCGTGTCGCGATGAAGTCGATCGGTTCCGCTATTGTTGGTGACCCTATTTACAACCCATCGAGTGAGGCGGACAGAGGCTATCTGCATGCCTTCGCGATTCGATTTACCTATCAATCACAAGCCTACGAATATGCCTGCGACCCAAGGAGCTTAGACTCTTTAGGAGATAAGTGGCATCAAGAAACCGTCTCTAACGGTTTGGACAGTTGGCTTGAACCTTGGTCATTAACTTGGCCAAAGCTAAACACTAAGTGA
- a CDS encoding class I SAM-dependent methyltransferase, with the protein MEASALPLFFSHIEQQLNEVPNELRRIFHGRGKFWPGLEQLTCDWVDGQLLVNVFKEVDDEFLSSLKAGLVDLTNKDIWQAKQGTSIVLQHRYADGAPSEVLWGELNDSPVVVEHGLKYQLDIGRNQNFGLFLDMRNGRQWVQDNAKGKNVLNLFAYTCGFSVAAIAGGARQCMNVDMSRGSLNKGRDNHRLNDHDMRSVNFLGYDIFKSWGKIKKGGPYELVIIDPPSFQKGSFALTKDYKKILRRLPELLTEGGEVIACVNSPAVSPNFLIETMAEEAPNVEFIERLDNPPEFVDVDLDSSLKVLRFKISACADA; encoded by the coding sequence ATGGAAGCATCAGCTTTACCTCTGTTTTTTAGTCATATTGAACAGCAACTTAATGAAGTACCGAATGAACTGCGTCGTATCTTTCACGGTCGTGGTAAGTTTTGGCCAGGTCTAGAGCAACTGACATGTGATTGGGTTGATGGGCAATTACTGGTTAACGTATTCAAAGAAGTAGACGATGAGTTCTTGTCATCTCTTAAAGCTGGATTGGTTGACTTGACTAATAAAGACATCTGGCAAGCAAAGCAGGGCACAAGTATTGTTCTGCAACACCGTTATGCCGATGGTGCGCCTTCAGAAGTGCTGTGGGGCGAGCTAAACGACTCTCCAGTCGTGGTTGAGCACGGTCTTAAATATCAGCTCGACATTGGCCGTAATCAGAACTTCGGTTTGTTCCTAGACATGCGTAACGGTCGTCAGTGGGTACAAGATAATGCCAAGGGTAAGAATGTTCTTAACTTGTTCGCATACACTTGTGGCTTCTCTGTCGCAGCTATCGCTGGTGGCGCTCGCCAGTGCATGAACGTGGATATGTCACGTGGCTCGCTAAACAAAGGCCGCGATAATCACCGTTTGAATGACCACGACATGCGCTCGGTTAACTTCCTTGGTTACGACATCTTTAAGTCGTGGGGAAAAATCAAGAAAGGCGGCCCTTACGAGCTCGTTATCATCGATCCGCCTTCGTTCCAAAAAGGCAGCTTCGCGCTCACAAAAGACTACAAAAAGATCTTACGTCGATTACCTGAGCTTTTAACAGAAGGTGGTGAAGTGATCGCGTGTGTTAACTCACCAGCGGTTTCTCCTAACTTCCTTATTGAAACGATGGCAGAAGAAGCGCCAAACGTTGAGTTTATTGAGCGTCTAGACAACCCGCCTGAGTTTGTCGATGTCGATCTTGATTCAAGTCTTAAGGTTCTGAGGTTTAAGATTAGCGCTTGTGCTGACGCTTAA
- a CDS encoding IS4 family transposase, whose product MLEQELAMAHETIEDADNYESVVDAIQIEWIEQALLETNKASIRRRRLPAQQAVWLVIWMGLQRNMSIKEVCSSLDIALQPKPEDSWSRVAPSVLTDSRRRLDESPLAALFHTTVKAWREDILQQDKDLGLNVLAVDGTTFRCQDSTENAEEFGFISKKLKPYPQLRLVALMSTETRMIMGAAFDGCHVGETTLAKRLFNDIPAHSLTLFDRCYFSADLLLSWQESAENAHWLMPAKRKLRYEVLEKYAENDMLISMPISPQAQRQNPNLPARWEARLVLYQEPKGEIKGFITSLTDPSRYSLESLLRIYWQRWEIEEGYGEIKQTQLQSHVTLRSRFSAGVKQELWGVLLAYNLVRLEMVKIASEAGVRATRVSFTAAINLIDAQLRWLALSPDGTLPVKLKRMRESLSHFILPDKRKDRTFPRSVLFVPAKYPFRFKQ is encoded by the coding sequence ATGCTTGAACAAGAATTAGCAATGGCACACGAGACCATTGAAGATGCCGACAATTATGAATCTGTCGTCGACGCCATTCAGATTGAGTGGATAGAACAAGCTCTTCTTGAAACCAATAAAGCGAGCATAAGACGACGCCGACTTCCCGCTCAGCAAGCTGTCTGGTTAGTTATTTGGATGGGACTGCAACGCAACATGTCTATCAAAGAGGTATGCAGTTCATTAGACATCGCACTTCAGCCTAAACCTGAAGATAGTTGGTCTCGTGTTGCACCCAGTGTCCTAACTGATTCACGCCGACGTCTAGATGAGAGTCCGTTAGCGGCTCTGTTTCACACAACGGTAAAGGCTTGGCGCGAAGATATCCTTCAACAAGACAAAGACTTAGGGCTTAATGTTCTTGCTGTCGATGGGACAACATTTAGGTGTCAAGATTCCACAGAGAACGCTGAAGAATTTGGGTTCATCTCTAAAAAATTGAAACCTTACCCTCAACTTCGTTTAGTCGCTTTGATGTCAACAGAAACACGAATGATTATGGGGGCAGCTTTTGATGGTTGTCATGTCGGTGAAACGACCCTAGCCAAGCGCCTATTCAATGATATCCCCGCACACTCATTGACCTTATTTGATCGTTGTTATTTCTCGGCAGACCTTTTGTTGTCGTGGCAAGAGAGTGCGGAAAATGCTCACTGGTTAATGCCTGCAAAACGTAAGCTACGCTATGAAGTGTTGGAGAAATATGCTGAGAACGACATGCTCATCTCAATGCCTATCTCTCCTCAAGCTCAACGGCAGAATCCGAATTTACCCGCACGTTGGGAAGCCAGATTAGTCCTATATCAAGAGCCAAAAGGTGAGATAAAAGGTTTTATTACTTCACTTACAGACCCTAGTAGATACTCGCTAGAAAGCCTGCTGCGTATTTATTGGCAACGCTGGGAGATAGAAGAAGGTTATGGTGAAATTAAACAGACTCAACTGCAAAGTCACGTCACTTTACGAAGTCGTTTTTCTGCCGGAGTGAAGCAAGAGCTTTGGGGCGTATTACTTGCCTATAACTTAGTGCGATTAGAGATGGTTAAGATAGCTTCAGAAGCCGGGGTTCGAGCAACTAGGGTAAGTTTTACCGCCGCAATTAACCTTATTGATGCGCAATTACGTTGGCTAGCTTTAAGCCCAGACGGAACCCTACCAGTCAAACTTAAAAGGATGAGAGAAAGTCTGAGTCACTTCATTCTTCCGGATAAAAGAAAGGACCGAACGTTTCCACGTTCAGTCCTCTTTGTTCCAGCCAAATATCCGTTTAGGTTCAAGCAGTAA
- a CDS encoding CDP-alcohol phosphatidyltransferase family protein, with protein MLDKYSIKVIKWPLNQSAKLLNQFGITANQTTLFGFLVGCLAFPALAFQQYEWALGFIIFNRVCDGLDGALARIQGISDAGGFLDISLDFLFYSLIPFGFVIANPEHNAIAGAFLIFSFIGTGSSFLAFAVMAGKRGIENPVYKHKSLYYMSGLTEGTETITCFIAFCIWPQHFAVIAYTFGAACWLTTFMRIYFGFQTLKNQTN; from the coding sequence ATGCTGGATAAGTACTCTATCAAGGTCATTAAGTGGCCCTTAAATCAGTCAGCTAAGTTGTTGAACCAATTTGGTATCACGGCTAATCAAACCACGCTATTCGGGTTTCTGGTTGGGTGTTTAGCATTTCCTGCGTTAGCATTTCAACAATATGAGTGGGCGTTAGGCTTCATTATATTCAACAGAGTATGTGATGGGCTCGATGGCGCTTTGGCTCGAATACAAGGCATCAGTGATGCGGGTGGCTTCCTCGACATCAGCCTAGATTTCCTATTCTACTCGCTGATCCCTTTTGGATTTGTCATTGCCAACCCAGAACATAACGCCATTGCCGGTGCATTTTTGATCTTCTCTTTTATCGGCACAGGCAGCAGCTTTTTAGCGTTTGCAGTGATGGCAGGCAAACGAGGCATCGAGAACCCTGTTTATAAGCACAAGTCGCTCTACTACATGTCTGGATTAACTGAAGGCACAGAGACCATCACCTGTTTCATCGCCTTTTGTATTTGGCCTCAACACTTTGCGGTTATTGCTTATACTTTTGGTGCGGCATGTTGGTTGACTACGTTTATGCGTATTTATTTTGGGTTCCAGACCCTCAAAAATCAAACCAACTAG
- a CDS encoding ATP-binding cassette domain-containing protein, with protein sequence MSLHLNDLAIHKNDGVSLFSALNVTLESGQVLALMGPSGCGKSTLLDAVAGHLNDEFSYSGTVVLNDIQLDGLPSHQREVGILFQDDLLFPHLKVWENLAFSLPNSVKGSARQQQAMTALKDIELTHLAGSFPDQISGGQRARISLTRMLLAKPKLALLDEPFSKLDQELRAQFRDWVFEQLRKANIPTLMVTHDDADVPQGAQVLSWPWRSSNAG encoded by the coding sequence ATGAGTCTGCACCTCAACGACCTCGCCATCCATAAAAACGATGGTGTATCGCTGTTTTCAGCGCTAAACGTAACATTAGAATCAGGCCAAGTATTGGCTTTGATGGGGCCGAGCGGCTGCGGAAAATCGACCTTGTTGGACGCCGTAGCGGGTCACTTGAATGATGAGTTTTCGTATTCTGGCACCGTTGTTTTGAACGACATTCAGCTAGACGGCTTGCCATCGCATCAACGTGAAGTCGGAATTCTGTTTCAAGATGACTTGTTGTTCCCTCATCTAAAGGTATGGGAGAATTTGGCGTTCTCTCTACCTAATTCAGTTAAGGGTTCGGCTCGCCAACAACAAGCGATGACCGCATTAAAAGACATTGAACTGACTCACTTAGCAGGGTCATTCCCTGACCAAATATCCGGTGGTCAACGCGCAAGAATAAGTTTAACTCGTATGTTATTGGCGAAGCCGAAACTCGCCCTACTCGACGAGCCGTTCAGTAAGCTAGACCAAGAGTTAAGAGCGCAATTTCGCGACTGGGTGTTTGAGCAGTTGAGGAAAGCCAATATCCCCACGCTGATGGTGACGCACGACGACGCAGATGTGCCTCAAGGGGCGCAAGTACTGTCTTGGCCATGGAGAAGTAGCAATGCTGGATAA
- a CDS encoding thiamine ABC transporter permease — MLRALYFVVIAVCIIPTIPGVAGVVASSLSFIPPLGLDEPTLNGFDQVFQWEGAWHSIGLSLGSAIASSYIACFLTFCILQASWGNKFWRKIELTLSPMLAVPHVAFAIGFAFLFSPTGLGARAVHHLFGESATSSELALLVKDPYAFGLIIMLALKEVPFLLLMSISILQQIDVERITKVSASLGYSRAQIWWKCIFPQWFTKLRFPMLAVLAYSVSVVDIALIIGPTNPPTFAVLVWQWFNDPDLNLLPRAAAGAIVLFGLASLIIALARLVEWAILKYFRTWQYSGRTGANLPGKTVFTVLAALSLLIIPLMVIWSVAQRWRFPDLLPSHYSMRFWEFEWDGIMSTVGQSLWIGLISASVALLLALVAHEYRIKYKWQVPGFIIAIPMLIPQLSVLFGMQVTTLYIGSSAYEFWVVWAHVFFAFPFVYLSLDGPWKSFNDGLIKASLSLGKSPFQSWYSIKLPILLPAIAFAWAVGISVSLAQYLPTLMLGAGRISTITTEAVALTSGFDRRVTAIYAIWQALLPLFFFSLAILVSRLQLRYRRLTFKGFLTNESAPQRPRHP, encoded by the coding sequence ATGCTACGTGCTCTATATTTTGTTGTTATAGCTGTGTGCATTATCCCAACCATTCCTGGGGTAGCGGGAGTGGTGGCTTCGTCACTGAGTTTCATCCCGCCCCTAGGTTTAGATGAGCCAACACTCAACGGTTTTGACCAAGTATTTCAATGGGAAGGGGCTTGGCACTCTATTGGCTTAAGCCTAGGCTCAGCGATTGCAAGCAGCTACATAGCCTGCTTCCTGACCTTTTGTATTCTTCAAGCCTCTTGGGGAAACAAGTTTTGGAGAAAGATAGAGTTAACACTATCGCCAATGCTTGCCGTTCCACATGTGGCTTTCGCTATCGGCTTTGCTTTTCTGTTCAGTCCGACGGGGCTTGGCGCAAGAGCCGTACATCACTTGTTCGGCGAATCGGCTACGAGCTCTGAATTAGCGTTATTGGTGAAAGACCCATACGCGTTCGGCTTGATCATTATGCTCGCACTCAAAGAAGTCCCTTTCTTGTTGTTGATGAGCATTTCGATACTTCAACAAATTGATGTAGAGCGTATCACTAAGGTAAGTGCTTCTCTAGGTTATAGCCGAGCTCAGATTTGGTGGAAATGTATTTTCCCACAATGGTTTACCAAACTTAGATTCCCAATGCTGGCGGTACTCGCTTACAGTGTCTCGGTTGTCGATATTGCTCTGATCATTGGCCCAACTAACCCGCCGACCTTTGCCGTTTTGGTATGGCAATGGTTCAACGATCCAGACCTTAACCTACTCCCGCGAGCTGCTGCGGGCGCGATCGTTTTATTTGGTTTAGCTTCGTTGATCATCGCCTTGGCGCGTTTAGTGGAATGGGCGATTCTTAAGTACTTTCGAACTTGGCAGTATTCAGGCAGAACAGGCGCAAACCTTCCGGGGAAAACTGTGTTTACTGTGCTTGCTGCGCTGTCATTGCTGATCATTCCATTGATGGTGATTTGGAGTGTTGCCCAACGTTGGCGCTTCCCTGATTTACTGCCGAGCCACTACAGTATGCGCTTCTGGGAGTTCGAGTGGGACGGCATCATGAGCACCGTTGGTCAAAGCTTATGGATTGGTCTGATTTCGGCTTCAGTCGCTCTGTTACTTGCGCTGGTTGCTCACGAATACAGAATCAAATACAAGTGGCAAGTTCCGGGCTTTATTATCGCTATTCCAATGTTGATACCGCAACTCTCGGTGTTGTTTGGTATGCAAGTCACCACGCTTTATATTGGCAGCAGCGCTTATGAGTTCTGGGTAGTTTGGGCACACGTATTCTTCGCCTTTCCATTTGTATACTTGTCTTTAGATGGGCCTTGGAAAAGCTTCAATGATGGCCTGATAAAAGCCTCGCTGAGTCTAGGTAAATCACCATTTCAAAGTTGGTATTCCATTAAGCTGCCGATATTGCTGCCTGCCATCGCCTTCGCTTGGGCAGTCGGGATCAGTGTGAGTTTGGCTCAGTACCTGCCGACATTAATGCTCGGTGCAGGTCGCATTAGCACGATCACAACAGAAGCTGTTGCCCTAACCAGTGGGTTCGACCGCAGGGTAACGGCAATTTATGCTATCTGGCAGGCCTTGTTGCCTTTGTTCTTTTTCTCTTTAGCGATATTGGTCAGCCGACTTCAACTCAGATATCGCCGTCTTACTTTTAAAGGTTTTCTAACGAATGAGTCTGCACCTCAACGACCTCGCCATCCATAA